One Elaeis guineensis isolate ETL-2024a chromosome 10, EG11, whole genome shotgun sequence genomic window carries:
- the LOC105032828 gene encoding sulfate transporter 4.1, chloroplastic isoform X2, whose translation MEIDSDATASSRTNSFGGGRTVKVIPFQHASPSPPLPQPSATLVARWGAKLRVMTAIEWMELFLPCSRWIRTYRWRDCLQVDLMSGLTVGVMLVPQAMSYAKLAGLHPIYGLYSGFVPIFVYAIFGSSRQLAVGPVALVSLLVSNVLSHIVDPSNELYTELAILLALMVGVLECLMGLLRLGWLIRFISHSVISGFTTASAISITLSQAKYFLGYNIVRSSKIIPLIRSIIAGSGDFSWPPFVMGSIFLAILLLMKHLGKSKKCLRSLRAAGPLAAVVLGTTFVKIFHPSSISVVGEVPQGLPKFSIPRGFQHVKSLLLTAALITGVAILESVGIAKALAAKNGYELDSNQELFGLGVANICGSFFSAYPITGSFSRSAVNHESGAKTGLSGITMGIIMGCALLFMTPLFSEIPQCALAAIVISAVMGLVDYEEALFLWRVDKKDFLLWTITCIATLIFGIEIGVVIGVGFSLAFVIHESANPHTAVLGRLPGTTVYRNILQYPEAYTYNGIVVVRIDAPIYFANISHIKDRLQEYEHNLSGTANRGLDVGRIYFVILEMSPVTYIDSSAVQALKDLHQEYNSRGIQIAIANPNPEVARLLSRSGLIDLIGKEWWFVRVHDAVQVCLQHVQNLNGITPEAANKTPRRQLSFLQSLWKHEGGGNFMVEPLLPQKQV comes from the exons ATGGAGATAGACTCCGACGCCACGGCCTCCTCGAGGACGAATAGCTTCGGCGGTGGCCGGACGGTGAAGGTGATCCCATTCCAGCATGCGTCGCCGTCGCCGCCGCTGCCACAGCCGTCGGCGACGCTGGTGGCCAGATGGGGGGCGAAGCTCCGGGTGATGACGGCCATCGAGTGGATGGAGCTCTTCCTCCCGTGCTCCCGCTGGATCCGGACCTACCGATGGCGGGATTGCCTCCAGGTCGACCTCATGTCCGGCCTCACCGTCGGCGTCATGCTCGTCCCTCAG GCAATGTCATATGCCAAGTTAGCAGGGCTTCATCCAATATATGGGCTTT ATTCAGGGTTTGTTCCAATATTTGTTTATGCTATTTTTGGATCATCACGTCAACTGGCAGTGGGTCCAGTGGCGTTAGTATCACTCTTGGTATCTAATGTCTTGAGCCACATTGTTGATCCTTCTAATGAGCTGTACACTGAACTTGCCATATTATTGGCACTGATGGTTGGCGTATTGGAATGTCTTATGGGTTTGCTAAG GCTTGGGTGGCTTATTCGTTTTATTAGTCATTCTGTAATATCTGGCTTCACTACTGCTTCAGCCATTTCAATCACCTTGTCTCAAGCCAAATACTTCTTGGGGTACAATATAGTACGAAGCAGCAAAATTATACCACTAATCAGAAGTATAATTGCTGGATCTGGTGAT TTCTCATGGCCACCCTTtgtgatgggatcaatttttcttgcaattcttCTCCTGATGAAACACTTG GGTAAATCCAAGAAGTGTTTGCGATCTCTAAGGGCAGCTGGTCCCCTTGCAGCAGTTGTACTTGGCACAACTtttgtgaaaatatttcatccatCTTCAATTTCAGTG GTTGGTGAAGTACCCCAGGGTCTTCCAAAGTTCTCGATTCCTAGAGGATTTCAGCATGTGAAATCTCTACTTTTAACTGCAGCTCTTATTACTGGTGTGGCCATTTTG GAATCTGTGGGGATTGCTAAAGCTTTGGCTGCAAAGAATGGTTATGAGTTAGACTCGAATCAAGAG TTGTTCGGTCTAGGTGTGGCAAATATTTGTGGATCATTCTTTTCTGCATACCCTATAACTG GTTCTTTTTCTAGGTCAGCGGTAAATCATGAGAGTGGGGCCAAAACTGGATTATCTGGAATTACAATGGGCATTATAATGGGATGTGCTCTTTTGTTTATGACACCATTGTTTAGTGAAATACCTCAG TGTGCCCTAGCTGCAATTGTGATATCCGCTGTAATGGGCCTG GTGGATTATGAAGAAGCCTTGTTCCTTTGGCGTGTAGATAAGAAAGATTTTCTTCTCTGGACAATCACTTGCATTGCAACATTAATCTTTGGTATTGAGATTGGTGTTGTTATTGGG GTCGGCTTCTCGCTTGCATTCGTTATCCATGAATCAGCAAATCCACATACAG CTGTATTGGGCCGTCTTCCTGGAACAACTGTTTACAGAAATATTCTGCAGTATCCTGAAGCATATACATATAATGGAATAGTCGTAGTTCGAATTGATGCACCTATCTATTTTGCAAACATCAGCCATATCAAGGACAG GCTACAGGAATATGAACATAATCTTTCTGGGACAGCAAACCGCGGACTGGATGTTGGAAGAATTTATTTTGTGATCCTTGAGATGTCAC CTGTTACATATATAGACTCCAGTGCTGTTCAAGCCCTCAAAGACCTGCATCAGGAGTACAATTCACGTGGCATCCAG ATTGCAATTGCAAATCCAAACCCGGAAGTTGCTCGGTTACTCTCAAGATCTGGCCTTATAGACCTGATTGGGAAGGAATGGTGGTTTGTGAGGGTCCATGATGCTGTACAAGTTTGCCTACAACATGTGCAGAACCTGAATGGGATTACTCCTGAGGCAGCAAACAAGACTCCTAGGAGGCAGCTGAGTTTCCTGCAGAGCCTATGGAAACATGAAGGTGGAGGCAACTTCATGGTGGAGCCCCTCCTCCCTCAAAAGCAAGTATAA
- the LOC105032828 gene encoding sulfate transporter 4.1, chloroplastic isoform X1 has product MEIDSDATASSRTNSFGGGRTVKVIPFQHASPSPPLPQPSATLVARWGAKLRVMTAIEWMELFLPCSRWIRTYRWRDCLQVDLMSGLTVGVMLVPQAMSYAKLAGLHPIYGLYSGFVPIFVYAIFGSSRQLAVGPVALVSLLVSNVLSHIVDPSNELYTELAILLALMVGVLECLMGLLRLGWLIRFISHSVISGFTTASAISITLSQAKYFLGYNIVRSSKIIPLIRSIIAGSGDFSWPPFVMGSIFLAILLLMKHLGKSKKCLRSLRAAGPLAAVVLGTTFVKIFHPSSISVVGEVPQGLPKFSIPRGFQHVKSLLLTAALITGVAILESVGIAKALAAKNGYELDSNQELFGLGVANICGSFFSAYPITGSFSRSAVNHESGAKTGLSGITMGIIMGCALLFMTPLFSEIPQCALAAIVISAVMGLVDYEEALFLWRVDKKDFLLWTITCIATLIFGIEIGVVIGVGFSLAFVIHESANPHTAVLGRLPGTTVYRNILQYPEAYTYNGIVVVRIDAPIYFANISHIKDRLQEYEHNLSGTANRGLDVGRIYFVILEMSPVTYIDSSAVQALKDLHQEYNSRGIQQIAIANPNPEVARLLSRSGLIDLIGKEWWFVRVHDAVQVCLQHVQNLNGITPEAANKTPRRQLSFLQSLWKHEGGGNFMVEPLLPQKQV; this is encoded by the exons ATGGAGATAGACTCCGACGCCACGGCCTCCTCGAGGACGAATAGCTTCGGCGGTGGCCGGACGGTGAAGGTGATCCCATTCCAGCATGCGTCGCCGTCGCCGCCGCTGCCACAGCCGTCGGCGACGCTGGTGGCCAGATGGGGGGCGAAGCTCCGGGTGATGACGGCCATCGAGTGGATGGAGCTCTTCCTCCCGTGCTCCCGCTGGATCCGGACCTACCGATGGCGGGATTGCCTCCAGGTCGACCTCATGTCCGGCCTCACCGTCGGCGTCATGCTCGTCCCTCAG GCAATGTCATATGCCAAGTTAGCAGGGCTTCATCCAATATATGGGCTTT ATTCAGGGTTTGTTCCAATATTTGTTTATGCTATTTTTGGATCATCACGTCAACTGGCAGTGGGTCCAGTGGCGTTAGTATCACTCTTGGTATCTAATGTCTTGAGCCACATTGTTGATCCTTCTAATGAGCTGTACACTGAACTTGCCATATTATTGGCACTGATGGTTGGCGTATTGGAATGTCTTATGGGTTTGCTAAG GCTTGGGTGGCTTATTCGTTTTATTAGTCATTCTGTAATATCTGGCTTCACTACTGCTTCAGCCATTTCAATCACCTTGTCTCAAGCCAAATACTTCTTGGGGTACAATATAGTACGAAGCAGCAAAATTATACCACTAATCAGAAGTATAATTGCTGGATCTGGTGAT TTCTCATGGCCACCCTTtgtgatgggatcaatttttcttgcaattcttCTCCTGATGAAACACTTG GGTAAATCCAAGAAGTGTTTGCGATCTCTAAGGGCAGCTGGTCCCCTTGCAGCAGTTGTACTTGGCACAACTtttgtgaaaatatttcatccatCTTCAATTTCAGTG GTTGGTGAAGTACCCCAGGGTCTTCCAAAGTTCTCGATTCCTAGAGGATTTCAGCATGTGAAATCTCTACTTTTAACTGCAGCTCTTATTACTGGTGTGGCCATTTTG GAATCTGTGGGGATTGCTAAAGCTTTGGCTGCAAAGAATGGTTATGAGTTAGACTCGAATCAAGAG TTGTTCGGTCTAGGTGTGGCAAATATTTGTGGATCATTCTTTTCTGCATACCCTATAACTG GTTCTTTTTCTAGGTCAGCGGTAAATCATGAGAGTGGGGCCAAAACTGGATTATCTGGAATTACAATGGGCATTATAATGGGATGTGCTCTTTTGTTTATGACACCATTGTTTAGTGAAATACCTCAG TGTGCCCTAGCTGCAATTGTGATATCCGCTGTAATGGGCCTG GTGGATTATGAAGAAGCCTTGTTCCTTTGGCGTGTAGATAAGAAAGATTTTCTTCTCTGGACAATCACTTGCATTGCAACATTAATCTTTGGTATTGAGATTGGTGTTGTTATTGGG GTCGGCTTCTCGCTTGCATTCGTTATCCATGAATCAGCAAATCCACATACAG CTGTATTGGGCCGTCTTCCTGGAACAACTGTTTACAGAAATATTCTGCAGTATCCTGAAGCATATACATATAATGGAATAGTCGTAGTTCGAATTGATGCACCTATCTATTTTGCAAACATCAGCCATATCAAGGACAG GCTACAGGAATATGAACATAATCTTTCTGGGACAGCAAACCGCGGACTGGATGTTGGAAGAATTTATTTTGTGATCCTTGAGATGTCAC CTGTTACATATATAGACTCCAGTGCTGTTCAAGCCCTCAAAGACCTGCATCAGGAGTACAATTCACGTGGCATCCAG CAGATTGCAATTGCAAATCCAAACCCGGAAGTTGCTCGGTTACTCTCAAGATCTGGCCTTATAGACCTGATTGGGAAGGAATGGTGGTTTGTGAGGGTCCATGATGCTGTACAAGTTTGCCTACAACATGTGCAGAACCTGAATGGGATTACTCCTGAGGCAGCAAACAAGACTCCTAGGAGGCAGCTGAGTTTCCTGCAGAGCCTATGGAAACATGAAGGTGGAGGCAACTTCATGGTGGAGCCCCTCCTCCCTCAAAAGCAAGTATAA